One region of Astyanax mexicanus isolate ESR-SI-001 chromosome 15, AstMex3_surface, whole genome shotgun sequence genomic DNA includes:
- the tnrc6ba gene encoding trinucleotide repeat-containing gene 6B protein isoform X6, which produces MEDKKRKKEDKRKRETSQKVVEQKNKVPELTKPPSAQSLATPNSVSPSPGPVPSTTSSIATPAAGTPPQGGNNAKRPAVANGQPSPSTQAPQRYMPREVPPRFRCQQDHKVLLKRGQPPLSSMLLGGSNNGGDSPSAAVTAASDSSLGSAGPAAPSLSHTSSSSSIAASSTTTSSNYANSMWGASSGSQPLSQGREKVIVDGSDLEEWPSIAAGDGARTGDATVTGGADGSVVPNCSASWGERHLQQQPKAVGGGNDGGKSVSSGSPSPPSSSCSTNECMQPSSVVWGSQGVIGGNAVAAGSLPPISKASPLPGTDCSVGVSCGIPGANFNPNANPSAWPALVQDGAGAAATEGGPTPLQSSKSLSANNSISVNQASHQHQLHQMQYRDVEPSCRDWGGAALEPGAGPKNTGMKEGGDLDCGSSGGGDLSASSSSSASSCAWRAQPFPANSKTGASRTDAWESGATGSSVSAEGGNSWGFRGQDDRQGGSTWGTGNGGQISGVSQGEWGGGVGDWGNSSGVGNPSGGNGGGSSSNSSSSGGSVSNPSVSSSTPSTMIRAWDNQKGTGGDGGTGDTSEWGGQGSRGGGGTLSSSGAENSRSGNQHHGHHRSQQPCNAEVALQSLLSRTDLDPRVLSNTGWGQTQIRQNVAWDLEADRGAASGAKSSAPSHPLYSGSTGTSTTAPSSSSLIPGAPQNSNSNSIVGPPSVSPREGWDSSSSSSGSSLPSRGPQPSGNSIQNPGVSQVGSGVGNSSGGQSKHFGGWGEPNPSESQGKCWGSEGQEWRENTAGSGSSGWGDFRQQGTPAGGDWGNSQEEKGTGGWKEMRRGDGGNWGQRSGNEWGERESKTSSGGWGGGKDGGGTGGDSEVGTWGSWDEGAPRKAWGAGGTETGGVGTGGGNMGNKSHSSWGGSVHPSQMPNSQTASLKGQAQQQQQSQPQQSQSLDTGAMQGGWGRQGGSSAQSQSSGWTSGPIPQISSGTGSSSDPSGWEEPSPQSISRKKEIDDGTSAWGDPNKYAYVNYWDKNNDPSDQPLQAQPQGPPPPQSVRKPAAPASRDVNLTHSSNKGPAMVAPSGWGGNGSPSSPCVDNGTAAWGKPTEIPSGWGDPEDTGNASGWGNPSPNPVKSVSKSMQEGWGEREGSVSASRHSSWEEEEEGGVMWNSAGSQGSSSSYNSGGWGNKKGNKGPIKSGDSWINPINRQFSNMGILGEDPSGRPLDLAPGPPQDKKMDGDKRGVGLSDYNGDMRKGGRGGPGGVVFRSSSSKEVGPGEPGPYYDKQTLPFTNQDGCLGEEGPCSPYSPPTVFKPSPLYNHPNPPRQMGSHMFGSSGGMAQPRHQQGVPPINPTVRAQVPHQFLSPQVPGSVLKQMPPPSCGVGGVSGGVFPPQLSPQNIAMLSSIYSPQIQFQLACQLLLQQQPQQQQPQQPQLLQNQRKFPPNVRQQADPQQLARIMAVLQQQRQQQQQVGSTGGSSKLSPSHLGSGGPKMPMPDSLTHPAMGGSVADLHQKSSAAYSGFGSGLELGSMVGASSGLKEGGGQQSRFKWMMEGHSPAPSSPDSAIHKNGPIAAPVKRGSSPYSQYEMLGVDSLGVPSDSWQRTPGNKMGNKTGTSTWPPEFQPGVPWKGIPSVDPESDPYMTPGGILSSSTVSSINDTEHPLLRDNTESTPSLNTLLPSPGAWPYSASDSPLNNAHNPAKYTEYKPSWPPEPIGHNKPWKTNRSTSQLPRPPPGLTHQKQPSVSPWAGGAPRLGRGWGGSGGSQESRYGPGNVMTSGSTWSDGGASRGSCWLVLSNLTPQIDGSTLRTICMQHGPLLTFHLGLTQGSALIRYSTRQEAAKAQSALHMCVLGNTTILAEFVSEEEVARYFAHSQAGGAGSTTGASAGGAVTGPTGAAVSSGPGAVGAGSAGSIPGGERERPGGGSTIAGGSNNGAVGGPAGSGWQSLDGTGNSPDPVSAQGSGLGIFAQWSNGAGGGVMGSGTAGVEPSRQGLWGGMAAGYPSSSLWGSPALEDRHQMSSPAALLPGDLLGGGSDSI; this is translated from the exons ATGGAAGACAAGAAAAGgaagaaggaagataaaagaaAAAGGGAAACCTCACAGAAG GTGGTCGAGCAAAAAAACAAAG TGCCAGAACTGACCAAGCCCCCATCTGCCCAGTCTCTTGCCACACCTAACTCGGTCTCCCCTAGCCCTGGCCCTGTTCCTTCTACAACCTCCTCCATTGCCACCCCGGCTGCTGGCACCCCCCCTCAGGGTGGGAACAATGCTAAGCGGCCGGCGGTGGCCAACGGACAGCCCTCCCCCAGCACCCAGGCCCCCCAGCGCTACATGCCCCGAGAAGTGCCCCCTCGATTCCGTTGCCAGCAGGACCACAAAGTGCTACTGAAAAGGGGCCAGCCTCCACTGTCCTCCATGCTGCTGGGGGGAAGCAACAATGGGGGAGACAGCCCCAGTGCAGCAGTGACTGCTGCTTCAG ATTCCAGCCTGGGTTCTGCAGGTCCAGCTGCTCCCTCTCTGTCCCACACGTCATCCTCCTCATCAATCGCTgcttcttctactactacttcttcAAATTATGCAAATTCCATGTGGGGGGCAAGCTCTGGCAGCCAGCCCCTCTCTCAGGGCAGGGAGAAAGTGATAGTGGATGGGTCGGACCTGGAGGAATGGCCCAGCATTGCTGCTGGAGACGGGGCCAGAACAGGAGATGCGACAGTTACTGGAGGAGCAGATGGCAGCGTAGTACCGAACTGCAGTGCCTCATGGGGTGAACGGCACCTCCAGCAGCAGCCAAAGGCTGTGGGAGGAGGGAATGACGGAGGGAAAAGTGTCAGTTCTGGTAGCCCCTCCCCACCTTCATCCTCCTGTTCAACCAATGAATGTATGCAGCCTAGTAGTGTTGTTTGGGGGTCCCAGGGAGTCATAGGAGGAAATGCAGTAGCAGCAGGGTCATTACCCCCCATATCCAAAGCCTCCCCTCTCCCAGGGACTGATTGCTCTGTTGGCGTCAGCTGCGGAATTCCAGGTGCCAACTTTAACCCTAATGCCAACCCCTCTGCCTGGCCAGCTCTGGTACAGGATGGGGCTGGGGCAGCTGCAACAGAGGGTGGCCCCACTCCTCTCCAAAGCTCAAAGTCATTGTCTGCCAACAACTCCATTTCTGTGAATCAAGCCTCTCATCAGCACCAACTTCACCAAATGCAATACAGAGACGTAGAGCCATCCTGTAGAGACTGGGGTGGTGCGGCACTGGAGCCAGGAGCTGGACCAAAAAACACAGGCATGAAGGAAGGAGGTGATCTGGACTGTGGAAGTTCAGGTGGTGGGGATCTCTCTGCCTCGTCTTCCTCCTCCGCCTCTTCATGTGCTTGGAGAGCTCAGCCTTTTCCTGCAAATTCCAAAACGGGTGCCTCTAGGACTGATGCTTGGGAGAGTGGAGCAACAGGAAGCTCTGTCTCTGCTGAAGGGGGAAACTCATGGGGGTTCAGAGGACAAGATGATAGACAGGGTGGAAGTACATGGGGCACCGGAAATGGTGGTCAGATATCTGGGGTATCTCAGGGAGAATGGGGTGGGGGAGTTGGGGATTGGGGTAATTCAAGCGGTGTTGGCAATCCAAGTGGTGGAAATGGAGGTGGCTCAagtagtaacagcagcagcagtggtggcaGCGTAAGCAACCCTTCAGTTTCTTCCTCTACACCTTCGACTATGATAAGAGCTTGGGACAATCAGAAAGGAACTGGAGGAGATGGAGGGACAGGAGACACCAGTGAATGGGGAGGTCAAGGCAGCAGAGGCGGAGGAGGTACCTTATCCTCAAGTGGTGCAGAAAACTCGAGAAGTGGCAATCAGCACCATGGCCACCACCGCTCTCAACAGCCTTGCAACGCTGAAGTGGCCTTACAGAGTCTGCTTAGTCGGACGGACCTAGACCCTAGAGTGCTGTCAAACACGGGATGGGGACAGACACAGATTCGACAGAATGTGGCATGGGACTTGGAGGCAGATAGAGGAGCAGCAAGTGGAGCCAAATCTTCTGCACCAAGCCATCCACTGTATTCTGGCTCTACTGGAACATCAACCACTGCCccatcatcttcatcactgaTTCCTGGTGCACCCCAGAACTCAAATTCCAATTCCATCGTCGGACCCCCATCGGTCTCACCTCGTGAAGGCTGGgatagcagcagtagcagcagtggtTCCTCTTTGCCCAGTCGAGGTCCACAACCCTCTGGCAACAGTATTCAAAACCCTGGTGTTTCACAGGTTGGAAGTGGAGTGGGTAATTCATCAGGGGGGCAGAGCAAGCATTTTGGGGGCTGGGGAGAGCCAAATCCATCTGAGAGCCAAGGAAAATGTTGGGGCAGTGAGGGACAGGAGTGGAGAGAAAACACAGCAGGGAGCGGGTCAAGTGGATGGGGTGATTTTCGACAACAGGGTACTCCAGCAGGTGGAGACTGGGGAAACAGTCAGGAGGAGAAAGGGACCGGAGGTTGGAAAGAGATGCGAAGAGGAGATGGGGGAAATTGGGGACAGAGAAGCGGTAATGAATGGGGAGAACGTGAGTCAAAGACAAGCAGTGGGGGTTGGGGTGGTGGGAAGGATGGTGGAGGTACAGGTGGAGATTCAGAAGTAGGTACATGGGGCAGCTGGGATGAAGGAGCTCCAAGAAAAGCTTGGGGAGCAGGAGGTACCGAGACAGGAGGTGTTGGGACAGGAGGGGGGAACATGGGAAACAAATCTCACTCAAGCTGGGGTGGCAGCGTACACCCTTCACAGATGCCAAACAGCCAGACGGCCTCTCTGAAAGGTCAGGCACAACAGCAGCAACAATCACAGCCCCAGCAGTCGCAGTCGCTGGATACAGGGGCCATGCAAGGGGGCTGGGGAAGACAAGGTGGTTCTTCAGCCCAGAGCCAAAGTTCAGGATGGACCTCAGGGCCCATACCTCAAATATCCAGTGGAACTGGAAGCAGTTCAGACCCTAGTGGTTGGGAGGAGCCTTCGCCACAGTCTATAAGCAGGAAAAAGGAAATAGATGATGGAACATCTGCCTGGGGTGATCCCAATAAGTATGCCTATGTCAATTATTGGGACAAAAACAATGACCCATCTGACCAACCGTTGCAGGCTCAGCCCCAGGGGCCTCCTCCACCTCAATCAGTAAGGAAGCCTGCAGCTCCTGCAAGCAGAGATGTGAACCTCACGCACTCCTCCAACAAGGGCCCTGCAATGG TAGCTCCGTCTGGATGGGGAGGGAATGGCTCTCCCTCCAGTCCGTGTGTGGACAACGGCACTGCAGCTTGGGGCAAGCCCACAGAAATACCTAGTGGTTGGGGTGACCCAGAAGACACTGGGAATGCCTCGGGCTGGGGTAACCCATCTCCCAACCCAGTAAAATCTG TTTCAAAGTCTATGCAAGAAGGTTGGGGTGAGCGAGAGGGATCTGTTAGTGCTTCACGCCACTCCAGCtgggaagaggaggaagaaggggGCGTAATGTGGAACAGTGCTGGATCTCAAGGCAGCAGCTCTTCCTATAACTCTGGGGGCTGGGGAAACAAGAAGGGAAACAAG GGTCCAATAAAAAGTGGAGACTCTTGGATAAACCCTATTAATAGACAGTTCTCTAACATGGGGATTCTG GGAGAGGATCCCAGTGGCCGTCCACTGGATCTGGCCCCTGGCCCTCCTCAAGATAAAAAGATGGATGGAGACAAACGAGGAGTGGGTTTGAGTGACTACAATGGAGATATGCGCAAAGGAGGTCGTGGAGGGCCAGGAGGCGTAGTCTTCCGTTCGTCTAGTTCCAAAGAGGTGGGGCCTGGTGAGCCTGGGCCTTACTATGACAAG CAGACCTTGCCTTTCACCAATCAGGATGGGTGCCTTGGGGAGGAGGGGCCTTGTTCTCCATATTCTCCACCCACAGTCTTCAAGCCCTCTCCCCTCTACAACCACCCCAATCCCCCTAGACAA ATGGGTAGTCATATGTTTGGAAGTAGTGGTGGGATGGCGCAACCCAGGCACCAGCAAGGAGTGCCACCCATTAACCCGACTGTACGAGCGCAAGTGCCTCATCAGTTCCTGTCACCTCAG GTGCCAGGCTCTGTTCTGAAGCAAATGCCTCCTCCAAGCTGTGGCGTTGGAGGAGTCAGTGGAGGGGTTTTTCCACCTCAGCTTTCCCCACAGAACATCGCCATGCTCAGCAGCATTTATTCCCCTCAAATTCAGTTCCAGCTG GCCTGTCAgctgctcctccagcagcagcctcAACAGCAGCAGCCTCAACAGCCGCAGCTTTTGCAGAACCAGCGCAAGTTCCCTCCAAATGTGCGTCAGCAAGCAGACCCACAACAG CTTGCCAGAATCATGGCTGTTctccagcagcagagacagcaacagcagcaggtgGGTAGTACAGGTGGGAGCTCTAAGCTGTCCCCCTCTCACCTTGGCAGTGGTGGTCCAAAAATGCCCATGCCTGACTCCCTTACTCACCCTGCCATGGGAGGCTCAGTAGCTGACCTGCATCAGAAATCATCAGCTGCATATTCAG GGTTTGGTTCTGGCCTTGAGTTGGGTTCAATGGTTGGTGCTTCTTCTGGTTTAAAAGAAGGAGGTGGACAGCAATCCCGGTTTAAATGGATGATGGAAGGTCACTCACCAGCTCCCTCCTCTCCAGACAGCGCAATTCACAAAAATG GCCCCATTGCTGCTCCTGTGAAGAGAGGTAGCTCGCCATACTCCCAGTATGAGATGCTGGGGGTGGATAGTTTGGGTGTGCCTTCAGACAGCTGGCAGAGAACCCCTGGGAACAAAATGGGAAACAAAACGGGCACATCCACATGGCCTCCAG AATTCCAGCCAGGGGTGCCTTGGAAAGGAATTCCGAGTGTTGATCCAGAATCAGACCCCTACATGACCCCTGGAGGTATACTGAGCTCATCGACCGTGTCGAGCATCAATGATACTGAGCACCCGTTGCTTCGAGATAACACAG AATCAACCCCCTCCCTAAACACCTTGCTGCCTTCACCTGGTGCCTGGCCCTACAGTGCCTCAGACAGCCCCCTCAACAATGCACACAATCCAG CTAAGTACACAGAGTACAAGCCAAGCTGGCCCCCTGAGCCTATTGGACACAACAAGCCTTGGAAGACCAATCGCAGCACTTCCCAGCTGCCACGCCCACCTCCTGGACTAACCCATCAGAAGCAGCCCTCTGTGTCCCCGTGGGCGGGAGGAGCACCACGCTTGGGCAGGGGCTGGGGTGGCTCTGGAGGCAGCCAAGAAAGCAGATACGGGCCTGGTAATGTCATGACCTCAG GCTCAACATGGAGTGATGGTGGAGCTTCAAGGGGAAGCTGTTGGCTGGTGCTAAGTAATCTTACTCCCCAG ATTGATGGTTCCACACTGCGCACTATCTGTATGCAGCATGGTCCACTGTTGACCTTTCACCTTGGTCTAACCCAGGGCAGTGCTCTGATTCGCTACAGTACTCGCCAAGAAGCAGCCAAAGCTCAGAGTGCCCTGCACAT GTGCGTTCTGGGCAACACCACAATCCTGGCTGAGTTTGTGAGCGAGGAGGAGGTCGCTCGCTATTTTGCACATTCCCAGGCAGGTGGAGCTGGGAGCACAACTGGAGCCAGTGCGGGCGGCGCCGTTACCGGGCCAACAGGAGCGGCGGTGTCGTCTGGCCCCGGAGCAGTGGGTGCTGGAAGTGCCGGGAGTATACCTGGTGGAGAGAGGGAGCGGCCTGGTGGAGGAAGCACTATTGCAGGAGGTAGCAACAACGGGGCCGTTGGTGGACCTGCAGGGTCTGGCTGGCAGAGTTTGGACGGTACGGGCAACTCCCCTGATCCAGTCTCAGCCCAAGGCTCCGGTCTGGGCATCTTCGCCCAGTGGAGCAACGGTGCAGGCGGAGGTGTAATGGGCAGCGGCACGGCAGGCGTGGAGCCGTCCAGGCAGGGGCTTTGGGGGGGCATGGCAGCAGGGTACcccagcagcagcctgtgggggTCTCCTGCTTTGGAAGACCGGCACCAAATGAGCAGCCCTGCAGCACTGTTGCCTGGAGACCTGCTGGGTGGCGGGTCCGACTCTATCTGA